One genomic region from Bacillota bacterium encodes:
- a CDS encoding nicotinate-nucleotide pyrophosphorylase, translating into MDVREDLFRDISSRRVRFRVTAQQPGILAGMERLLARATEIGLEVHGAACEGQALEPGSVVLDAGGSPLQIATAEESLVGVIAKPSGIATAARRAVETAAGAKVVSGAWKKMPPELKEVVRHAVRVGGATPRITDEPFVYLDKNFVRMLGGVGAAVRAARRLPGRLVAVQIRGETGRIGDEAVEGATCGAAVLMVDTGNEVDLTAANAALERTGLRSRVRLAFGGGVTLDRIPTLVSIGADILDIGTGIVDAPILDFRLDVIG; encoded by the coding sequence GTGGACGTAAGAGAGGACCTGTTCAGGGACATATCGTCGCGGCGGGTGCGCTTCCGCGTGACGGCCCAGCAGCCCGGTATACTGGCAGGCATGGAGCGACTCCTCGCCAGGGCAACCGAGATCGGCCTGGAGGTACACGGCGCGGCCTGCGAGGGCCAGGCCCTGGAGCCGGGTAGTGTCGTGCTGGACGCGGGTGGGTCCCCATTGCAGATCGCGACGGCCGAGGAGTCGCTCGTCGGCGTAATCGCCAAGCCGTCCGGGATCGCCACCGCCGCCAGGCGCGCGGTTGAGACCGCAGCGGGGGCCAAGGTGGTATCCGGCGCGTGGAAGAAGATGCCTCCTGAACTCAAAGAGGTCGTACGCCACGCCGTACGGGTAGGTGGCGCCACCCCGAGGATTACGGACGAGCCGTTCGTTTACCTGGACAAGAACTTCGTCAGGATGCTCGGCGGGGTCGGCGCGGCGGTCCGCGCCGCCCGCCGGCTCCCCGGCAGGCTCGTGGCCGTGCAGATCCGCGGCGAGACAGGTAGGATCGGTGACGAGGCCGTCGAAGGCGCTACCTGTGGGGCCGCCGTGCTGATGGTCGACACAGGCAACGAGGTCGATCTCACTGCGGCAAATGCGGCACTCGAACGCACGGGGCTACGAAGCCGCGTCAGGCTGGCCTTCGGCGGGGGCGTGACGCTCGACCGAATCCCTACGCTCGTGTCGATCGGCGCCGATATCCTGGACATTGGGACCGGGATCGTGGACGCTCCCATCCTGGACTTCAGACTGGACGTGATCGGTTGA